In one Hyphomicrobium sp. 99 genomic region, the following are encoded:
- a CDS encoding ParA family protein: MAVFLAVANRKGGVGKSTVSVMLAHGLAVYGGKRVLLIDLDSQCNASLILMGGQGWNEARKAGKTIADYFYDLFDGIPANARDYVAKNVGDVSISNGKPAPISLVPGSLLLEDIQGELYLKQASQSNVPEVVANRVRGRMESLIRRFEGDYDVVILDCAPGLSFAALAALKTADKVIVPFRPDYVSQLAVDRVAMLIEDMRNLDDLAAMPAEDRRYVCLANYVRNDDRDYMMIEEISLVHPVLETFLPQRNGIANAFDYIGQLRSIDVKYSDAAGDVKELHQEIARLVETVAAKKKNKVSVS, encoded by the coding sequence ATGGCAGTCTTTCTAGCGGTCGCTAACCGCAAGGGTGGCGTCGGCAAATCTACTGTCTCGGTGATGCTCGCCCACGGGCTTGCGGTCTACGGGGGTAAGCGCGTCCTCTTGATCGACCTCGACTCGCAGTGCAACGCGTCACTCATTCTGATGGGCGGCCAAGGCTGGAACGAAGCCCGCAAAGCCGGCAAGACCATCGCTGATTACTTCTACGACCTGTTCGACGGCATTCCCGCCAACGCCCGCGATTACGTCGCCAAGAACGTCGGCGACGTTTCCATATCGAACGGCAAGCCGGCCCCGATTTCGCTCGTGCCCGGATCGCTTCTCCTTGAGGATATCCAAGGCGAGCTGTACCTCAAGCAGGCGAGCCAGAGCAACGTTCCAGAGGTCGTCGCGAACCGCGTTCGCGGCCGCATGGAAAGCCTCATCCGCCGCTTCGAGGGCGACTATGACGTCGTAATCCTCGACTGCGCGCCGGGCCTCTCGTTCGCGGCGCTCGCCGCGCTCAAGACCGCCGACAAGGTCATCGTTCCCTTCCGGCCGGACTACGTCTCGCAGCTCGCCGTCGATCGCGTCGCCATGCTGATCGAAGACATGCGCAATCTCGATGATCTGGCCGCAATGCCCGCTGAGGACAGGCGTTACGTCTGCCTCGCAAACTACGTGCGCAACGACGACCGGGACTATATGATGATCGAGGAGATAAGCCTCGTGCACCCTGTGCTCGAGACTTTCCTTCCGCAGCGTAACGGCATCGCCAACGCCTTCGACTACATCGGTCAGCTGAGATCGATCGACGTCAAGTATTCCGACGCCGCCGGCGACGTCAAAGAGCTTCATCAGGAGATCGCCCGCCTCGTCGAAACCGTGGCGGCAAAGAAGAAGAACAAAGTCTCCGTTTCCTAA
- a CDS encoding APC family permease, producing MVAEAPIDAKPGLIRSIGTTQLALYALGSMVGSGIYGLIGKAAGEAGSAVWLSFLIAMVAALLTALSYASLGSRYPRAGGAAYVTDRAFRLPVLSFTIGLALVASGLTSIATQSKIFAAILADFAGIEALPPTAIAVGFLLIMSGIVFRGIRESMWVNVVCTLLEVSGILIVIASGISYWGTVDYFETPPQSTDTGIALVVLQASVLTFFAFIGFEDAINVAEECKDPQRTIPRGLVIATASAALLYVAVSITAVSVLPWQELAAAPSPLTAVLQRSAPGIPAGLMSFIALFSVANTALVNYVTASRLIYGMSGQGLLPGFVGRVHEVRRTPHIAIAVILGLLLLLVVAGEIADLAAATVLLLLVVFIAVNASLIVLKRRKGEALGQFEIPLILPIAGIVVCLALLVTRVASTDWRAPALAGALLGLILCFYAALRMTTSKIR from the coding sequence GTGGTGGCCGAAGCGCCGATTGACGCAAAGCCGGGCCTCATCCGCTCCATCGGAACGACACAGCTCGCGCTCTATGCGCTCGGCAGCATGGTCGGCTCGGGAATCTACGGCCTCATCGGCAAGGCGGCGGGCGAAGCCGGATCTGCCGTCTGGCTGTCGTTTCTCATCGCCATGGTTGCGGCACTGCTGACCGCTCTCTCCTATGCCTCGCTGGGCTCGCGCTATCCACGCGCAGGCGGCGCCGCCTACGTCACCGACCGCGCCTTCAGGCTCCCGGTCCTGAGTTTCACCATCGGGCTCGCCCTCGTGGCATCCGGACTGACCTCGATCGCGACCCAGTCGAAGATCTTCGCCGCAATCCTCGCCGACTTTGCAGGCATCGAGGCGTTGCCGCCGACCGCGATCGCGGTGGGCTTTCTGCTGATCATGAGCGGAATCGTCTTCCGCGGCATTCGCGAGAGCATGTGGGTCAACGTCGTGTGCACGTTGCTCGAAGTCTCGGGAATTCTCATCGTCATCGCGTCGGGCATCTCTTACTGGGGCACGGTCGACTATTTCGAAACGCCGCCACAGAGCACGGATACCGGCATCGCCCTCGTCGTACTGCAAGCGTCCGTGTTGACGTTCTTTGCGTTCATTGGCTTCGAGGACGCCATCAACGTCGCCGAGGAATGCAAGGATCCGCAGCGCACGATCCCGCGGGGCCTCGTCATCGCAACGGCCTCGGCAGCGCTTCTATACGTGGCCGTCTCGATTACTGCGGTGTCGGTTTTGCCGTGGCAGGAACTCGCTGCCGCGCCGAGCCCATTGACGGCGGTCCTGCAACGCAGCGCCCCCGGGATCCCCGCCGGGCTGATGAGCTTCATCGCGCTCTTCTCGGTGGCCAACACCGCCCTCGTCAATTACGTGACCGCGTCCCGGCTGATCTACGGCATGTCCGGACAGGGACTTCTGCCGGGCTTCGTTGGACGCGTGCACGAGGTGCGAAGAACGCCTCACATCGCAATCGCCGTCATTCTCGGATTGCTGCTGCTGCTCGTCGTTGCCGGAGAAATTGCCGACCTCGCCGCAGCGACAGTCCTATTGCTGCTTGTCGTCTTCATAGCCGTCAACGCGTCGCTCATCGTGCTGAAGCGCCGCAAAGGCGAAGCGCTCGGACAGTTCGAAATTCCCCTGATCCTGCCGATCGCGGGCATCGTCGTCTGCTTAGCGCTTCTCGTCACGCGGGTCGCAAGCACCGACTGGCGCGCCCCAGCACTCGCCGGCGCGCTGCTTGGCCTGATCCTTTGCTTCTACGCCGCTTTACGGATGACGACGTCTAAGATCAGATAG
- the folP gene encoding dihydropteroate synthase produces the protein MKRSVYLQPSAIFWDRSVRRAVDEAEVPEWKGLPLAGSRLSFAALDVLTRASPATKRRTVVLGDAFSGDWGREALSAADILQELSEPRARLAGLSLDRPRIMGIINVTPDSFSDGGQFATTEAAIAQGLRLVEEGADILDIGGESTRPQSDTVAVDEELRRVIPVVEGLRAKTDAVISVDTRKSEVMRRAAAAGADILNDVSAFTYDPEALEVAAETGLPIVIMHAQGDPKTMNDNPKYDDVVLDVFDYLEGRIQACVAAGIPKSKIVADPGIGFGKHLHHNVAVMAGLSLYHGLGVPLLLGVSRKKMIGQLCNVDAAKDRVPGSLACAIAGVAAGVQILRVHDVAETKQAIEVWRACSAGTEKGLD, from the coding sequence ATGAAACGATCAGTCTATCTGCAACCTAGTGCGATCTTCTGGGATCGAAGTGTACGCCGGGCGGTCGATGAGGCCGAGGTTCCAGAATGGAAGGGGTTGCCGCTTGCAGGCAGCCGGCTTTCGTTTGCGGCGCTCGATGTTTTGACGCGGGCGTCGCCAGCAACGAAACGGCGGACGGTCGTTTTGGGCGACGCGTTCAGCGGCGACTGGGGCCGCGAGGCGCTGTCTGCCGCCGATATTCTTCAGGAGCTCTCAGAGCCGCGCGCGCGCCTTGCCGGGTTATCGCTCGATCGTCCTCGCATCATGGGCATCATCAACGTCACGCCCGACAGTTTCTCGGACGGCGGGCAGTTCGCGACCACTGAGGCCGCGATCGCGCAGGGCTTGAGACTCGTGGAAGAGGGCGCCGACATTCTCGATATCGGCGGTGAAAGCACGCGGCCGCAATCCGATACGGTCGCGGTCGATGAGGAACTGCGCCGCGTCATTCCCGTGGTCGAGGGTTTGCGCGCCAAGACCGATGCGGTGATTTCGGTCGATACGCGCAAGTCCGAAGTGATGCGGCGCGCGGCTGCGGCGGGTGCCGACATTCTGAACGACGTCTCGGCGTTCACTTATGACCCCGAAGCGCTGGAAGTTGCGGCCGAGACCGGGCTGCCGATCGTCATCATGCATGCGCAGGGCGATCCGAAGACGATGAACGACAATCCGAAGTACGACGACGTCGTGCTCGATGTGTTCGATTATCTGGAAGGGCGCATCCAGGCGTGCGTCGCTGCCGGAATTCCGAAGTCGAAGATCGTCGCTGATCCGGGCATCGGCTTCGGCAAGCATCTTCATCACAACGTTGCCGTGATGGCTGGGCTGTCGCTCTATCACGGTCTTGGCGTTCCGCTGCTTCTCGGCGTCAGCCGGAAGAAGATGATCGGGCAGCTCTGCAATGTGGACGCCGCGAAGGACCGTGTGCCGGGGTCGCTCGCCTGTGCGATCGCGGGCGTTGCTGCGGGCGTGCAGATCTTGCGCGTTCACGACGTTGCGGAAACGAAGCAGGCGATCGAGGTTTGGCGCGCGTGCTCGGCTGGGACGGAGAAGGGCCTCGATTGA
- the ftsH gene encoding ATP-dependent zinc metalloprotease FtsH — protein sequence MNPNYQKLAIWAALFVLLLALYNLVSNPSTTRRTNEIQYSEFLDAVDKGNVSEAVIAGNRITGTKKDASSSDLAFSTYAPEDPNLVTRLREKGVKFKARPAEDEVQSITSILLSWFPMLLLIGVWIFFMRQMQSGSGRAMGFGKSRAKLLTERHGRVTFEDVAGVDEAKADLEEIVEFLRDPQKFQRLGGRIPRGCLLVGPPGTGKTLIARAVAGEANVPFFTISGSDFVEMFVGVGASRVRDMFEQAKKNAPCIIFIDEIDAVGRHRGAGLGGGNDEREQTLNQLLVEMDGFEANEGIIIIAATNRPDVLDPALLRPGRFDRQIVVPNPDVVGRERILRVHMKKVPLAPDVDPKVIARGTPGFSGADLANLVNEAALLAARRNKRLVTQAEFEDSKDKVMMGAERKTMAMTEEEKLATAYHEAGHAIVNLVVPGNDPLHKVTIIPRGRALGVTMSLPERDRLSYSKQWCEGKIAMAFGGRVAEQIIYGREHLNTGASSDISQATNIAKKMVTEWGMSDKLGPLLYSENQQEVFLGHSITQQKNMSEETAKLIDEETRRIVTTGEKTAWAVLTQHKAELEAMAQALMEYETINGDECQSIMRGDKIVRPTDDDGSKGPAGSAVPSAGRQPPRPRGEPKGGIDIEPEPQPQ from the coding sequence ATGAACCCGAATTATCAGAAACTTGCGATCTGGGCGGCGTTGTTCGTCCTCTTGCTGGCCCTCTACAACCTCGTCAGCAATCCGAGCACAACGCGCCGCACAAACGAAATTCAATATTCGGAATTTCTTGACGCCGTCGACAAGGGTAACGTCTCGGAGGCCGTGATCGCGGGCAACCGCATCACCGGAACGAAGAAAGACGCAAGCTCCAGCGATCTGGCGTTCTCGACTTATGCCCCAGAAGACCCAAACCTCGTGACCCGCCTGCGCGAGAAGGGTGTGAAATTCAAAGCGCGGCCTGCCGAGGATGAAGTGCAGTCGATCACAAGCATTCTTCTGAGCTGGTTCCCGATGCTGCTGCTCATCGGCGTGTGGATCTTCTTCATGCGCCAGATGCAATCGGGTTCGGGCCGAGCGATGGGTTTCGGCAAGTCTCGCGCGAAGCTTTTGACGGAGCGGCATGGCCGCGTGACATTCGAAGACGTTGCTGGCGTCGACGAGGCGAAAGCCGATCTTGAAGAGATCGTCGAATTCCTTCGCGACCCGCAGAAGTTCCAGCGCCTCGGCGGACGCATTCCGCGCGGCTGCTTGCTGGTCGGCCCTCCGGGCACCGGTAAGACCCTTATCGCGCGCGCTGTTGCCGGCGAAGCCAACGTGCCGTTCTTCACGATCTCGGGCTCCGACTTCGTCGAGATGTTCGTCGGCGTCGGCGCGAGCCGCGTGCGCGACATGTTCGAGCAGGCGAAGAAGAACGCTCCGTGCATCATCTTCATCGACGAAATCGATGCCGTCGGCCGTCATCGCGGCGCGGGTCTTGGTGGTGGCAACGACGAGCGTGAACAGACGCTCAACCAGCTGCTCGTCGAGATGGATGGTTTTGAGGCCAACGAGGGCATCATCATCATCGCGGCGACGAACCGTCCCGACGTGCTCGATCCCGCGTTGCTGCGTCCTGGCCGATTCGACCGCCAGATCGTCGTTCCCAATCCGGACGTGGTCGGGCGCGAGCGGATCCTACGCGTTCACATGAAGAAGGTGCCGCTGGCGCCGGACGTTGATCCGAAGGTCATCGCTCGCGGTACGCCTGGGTTCTCGGGCGCGGATCTCGCGAACCTCGTCAACGAAGCGGCGTTGCTCGCTGCGCGCCGCAACAAGCGGCTCGTAACTCAGGCCGAGTTCGAGGATTCCAAAGACAAGGTCATGATGGGCGCTGAGCGCAAGACCATGGCCATGACCGAGGAAGAGAAGCTCGCGACCGCCTATCACGAGGCAGGCCACGCGATCGTCAATCTCGTCGTGCCGGGCAACGATCCCTTGCACAAGGTGACGATCATTCCGCGCGGCCGGGCGCTGGGCGTCACGATGAGTTTGCCGGAGCGGGATCGCCTCAGCTATTCGAAGCAGTGGTGTGAAGGCAAGATCGCGATGGCTTTCGGCGGCCGTGTCGCCGAGCAGATCATCTATGGCCGCGAACACTTGAATACGGGTGCTTCGAGCGACATCAGTCAGGCGACGAACATCGCCAAGAAGATGGTGACGGAGTGGGGCATGAGCGACAAGCTCGGGCCGCTGCTCTATTCGGAGAACCAGCAGGAAGTGTTCCTCGGCCATTCGATCACGCAACAGAAGAACATGAGCGAGGAAACCGCCAAGCTCATCGACGAGGAAACTCGGCGCATCGTGACCACCGGCGAGAAGACCGCTTGGGCCGTGCTGACGCAGCACAAGGCGGAACTCGAAGCCATGGCGCAGGCGCTGATGGAGTACGAGACGATCAACGGCGACGAGTGCCAGTCGATTATGCGTGGCGACAAGATCGTGCGTCCGACGGACGATGACGGCAGCAAGGGTCCGGCCGGTTCGGCCGTGCCGTCTGCAGGCCGGCAGCCGCCGCGGCCGCGGGGCGAGCCGAAGGGCGGGATCGATATCGAGCCCGAACCGCAGCCGCAGTAA
- the tilS gene encoding tRNA lysidine(34) synthetase TilS encodes MSRVLPLPISEAEADAAFDRLARLSHVVLAVSGGPDSMALMLLAAEWRARAKFAGPSLSVATVDHGLRPESRFEAELVGQAARQLDLPHAILTWEGAKPRTGVAAAAREARYRLLAEHARGIGDGNVAIATAHHLDDQAETFVMRLARGAGIDGLSGMRIERPITERSRITLARPLLGFEKARLVAAVAQRDVVYVEDPSNTDDRYERARVRSALSGLGEAGLSPQALATSARRLSDAREALAYAERHFIASLNLSFGNEVFATFDRRAFDDGPAFLRQKVMARLIARFGGDSPEPQLSEIEALAARLRGEEKCAATLGGAMVSAGPRFIRIWREAGRLDHSEVELPPRAVRIWDNRFALCWSAENSGLGSQLNGGRTITVKPLGSAAYGAILPRLRAESRPPARAAAALPSFWTGDQLVAAPSLAPFALPEAEPLDPAGFELTPLASVTS; translated from the coding sequence GTGAGTCGCGTACTGCCATTACCGATTTCTGAAGCCGAAGCGGACGCCGCCTTCGATCGGCTCGCACGGCTCAGTCACGTGGTTCTCGCGGTGTCCGGCGGGCCTGACAGCATGGCGCTCATGCTTCTCGCGGCGGAATGGCGGGCGCGTGCGAAGTTTGCAGGGCCGTCGCTCTCCGTTGCCACGGTCGATCATGGACTTCGCCCGGAATCGCGTTTCGAAGCCGAACTCGTCGGGCAAGCTGCACGACAGTTAGATTTGCCTCATGCGATTTTGACGTGGGAAGGCGCGAAGCCGCGAACGGGTGTCGCGGCAGCGGCGCGTGAGGCACGCTACCGACTTTTGGCAGAGCACGCGCGCGGCATTGGCGATGGCAACGTCGCGATTGCGACCGCTCATCATCTCGATGATCAGGCGGAAACGTTCGTCATGCGGCTTGCGCGCGGTGCCGGCATCGATGGCCTTTCCGGTATGCGCATCGAACGGCCCATCACCGAGCGATCGCGCATCACTCTGGCGCGGCCGCTGCTCGGCTTTGAGAAAGCCCGCCTCGTTGCCGCCGTCGCTCAGCGCGACGTCGTCTATGTCGAAGATCCATCGAATACGGACGATCGCTACGAGCGGGCGCGTGTGCGGTCGGCACTGTCCGGTCTCGGCGAAGCGGGTTTGTCACCGCAGGCATTGGCGACATCGGCGCGACGTCTGAGCGATGCCCGCGAGGCCCTCGCATACGCGGAGCGGCACTTCATCGCGTCGCTCAACCTTTCGTTCGGCAACGAGGTTTTCGCGACGTTCGATCGGCGGGCCTTCGATGACGGTCCGGCCTTTCTGCGGCAGAAGGTGATGGCACGTCTCATCGCCCGTTTTGGCGGAGACAGTCCCGAGCCTCAACTTTCTGAAATCGAAGCGCTGGCAGCTCGGCTCCGCGGGGAAGAAAAGTGCGCCGCGACCCTCGGTGGGGCGATGGTCTCAGCTGGGCCGCGCTTCATTCGAATCTGGCGGGAAGCCGGCCGGCTCGATCACTCGGAGGTCGAACTTCCGCCTCGTGCCGTCAGAATTTGGGACAACCGCTTTGCGCTATGCTGGTCTGCGGAAAACAGCGGCCTCGGGTCACAGCTCAACGGCGGGAGGACGATCACTGTCAAACCGTTGGGTTCTGCGGCATACGGCGCGATCCTGCCTCGGCTTCGTGCCGAATCGCGCCCGCCGGCGCGGGCCGCTGCCGCGCTTCCCTCGTTCTGGACCGGGGATCAACTCGTTGCAGCACCCTCTCTGGCGCCTTTTGCGCTTCCGGAGGCCGAGCCGCTCGATCCGGCCGGGTTCGAATTGACGCCTTTGGCATCTGTTACATCTTAA
- the ybgF gene encoding tol-pal system protein YbgF — MAKLAGILRSGLRFQIVALAFALSAVPALAQSSDTRPSKAGAAAAAAAASSGDAGLKARVQALEEQLVDMQVVVGTLESLAKNGGSAAAPFPSSGGAVSADPARIEGLETQVRALSLQVQQLSDQVRSMGGVPRRSEIQGGTDVGAVDHADAGAGGFGSTTVSPGPDAIGGLLDANGQPEADRGGSVAGSPAPVATAALPTASEPVGDPKQLYETAYGYLLQRDYGSAETAFNDFLKKFPNDSLSGNAQYWLGETYFVRGQYKAAASSFLKGYSTYAQSGKAPDSLLKLAMSLDRLGQKEAACSSFSELASKFPTAAPNVKARAQSERQRIGCQ; from the coding sequence ATGGCCAAGCTAGCGGGGATACTTCGGAGTGGCTTGCGGTTTCAGATCGTAGCGCTGGCGTTCGCCCTATCGGCCGTTCCGGCTTTGGCGCAGTCAAGCGACACGCGACCGTCGAAGGCCGGCGCGGCTGCGGCGGCCGCGGCAGCTTCCTCGGGTGACGCGGGGCTCAAAGCGCGGGTTCAGGCGCTCGAGGAGCAACTCGTCGATATGCAGGTCGTCGTCGGAACTTTGGAATCGCTTGCCAAAAATGGTGGTTCGGCAGCCGCGCCATTCCCTTCGTCAGGAGGGGCGGTTTCCGCCGATCCTGCACGAATCGAAGGGCTTGAGACGCAGGTTCGCGCGCTCTCGCTGCAAGTGCAGCAGCTCTCGGATCAGGTTCGCAGCATGGGCGGCGTTCCGCGGCGATCGGAAATTCAGGGCGGCACCGATGTGGGCGCCGTCGATCACGCGGATGCTGGAGCAGGCGGGTTCGGTTCGACGACCGTTTCACCGGGCCCTGATGCAATCGGCGGGCTGCTCGACGCCAACGGACAGCCGGAGGCCGACAGAGGCGGCAGCGTCGCCGGATCGCCCGCGCCCGTCGCAACGGCGGCATTGCCTACAGCAAGCGAGCCGGTCGGAGACCCGAAGCAGCTATATGAAACGGCATATGGCTATCTGCTTCAACGCGATTACGGTTCGGCGGAAACGGCCTTCAACGATTTCCTGAAGAAGTTTCCCAACGACTCGCTCTCGGGAAACGCGCAATATTGGTTGGGCGAAACCTATTTCGTTCGCGGTCAATACAAGGCGGCGGCGAGTTCTTTCTTGAAGGGCTACTCGACCTATGCCCAAAGCGGCAAAGCGCCTGACAGCCTTTTGAAGCTCGCGATGTCGCTTGATCGGCTCGGGCAGAAAGAAGCGGCTTGCTCGTCCTTCTCGGAGTTGGCGTCGAAATTTCCGACGGCCGCGCCAAACGTGAAGGCTCGCGCACAGAGTGAACGGCAGCGGATCGGCTGCCAATAA
- a CDS encoding OmpA family protein, with translation MLKLRSSNVAVGVICGLLALMAALAPRVFAQDQIAGETAGELLEDGLDALSDHADESGRRLLARVMSDFPGSIEAARAKRALAALDRGESIPDERAQIKAGLAERTAEYRRAFLIDVGDRVFFAENSAILGGRARSIIESQARWLNARPDLTVVVIGRADDDGGRTASGALSLQRAQAVRDRLVAAGISETRVEVKAAGDADRLAVCDGPLCQAQNRNAEVYIKDWRFDGSWQSRPTISSLPAKASIGSTSSAPADPAEAVSQ, from the coding sequence ATGTTGAAATTGCGGTCTTCCAATGTTGCGGTTGGCGTTATCTGCGGGCTGCTTGCCCTCATGGCGGCTTTGGCGCCGCGTGTGTTCGCCCAGGATCAGATAGCTGGCGAAACTGCCGGCGAGTTGCTCGAAGACGGGCTGGACGCGCTTTCAGATCACGCCGATGAGTCGGGCCGTCGATTGCTCGCCCGGGTTATGAGCGATTTTCCCGGATCGATCGAGGCCGCCAGAGCGAAGCGGGCGCTGGCGGCGCTTGACCGCGGCGAGAGCATTCCAGACGAGCGTGCCCAGATCAAAGCCGGACTTGCCGAGCGCACTGCCGAATATCGGCGCGCTTTTCTGATCGACGTCGGAGACCGTGTCTTCTTTGCTGAGAACAGCGCGATCCTCGGCGGGCGTGCGCGAAGCATCATCGAGAGCCAAGCGCGTTGGCTTAATGCCCGGCCCGATCTCACGGTTGTGGTCATCGGTCGTGCTGACGATGACGGTGGCCGAACCGCATCGGGGGCGCTTTCCCTGCAGCGCGCGCAGGCCGTCCGTGACCGACTGGTCGCGGCGGGAATTTCGGAAACGCGAGTCGAGGTCAAGGCTGCCGGGGATGCGGACCGGCTGGCGGTGTGTGATGGGCCATTGTGCCAGGCTCAGAACCGGAATGCCGAAGTGTACATAAAGGATTGGCGTTTTGACGGAAGCTGGCAGTCGCGGCCGACGATTTCGAGTTTGCCTGCGAAAGCGTCGATCGGCTCCACGAGCAGCGCCCCTGCGGATCCGGCCGAGGCGGTTTCGCAATAA
- the pal gene encoding peptidoglycan-associated lipoprotein Pal — protein sequence MMATFARSLGLRLAAVSILAATLGACANKDMQPDALSSKYGNATPGSQRDFTQNVGDLVYFSTDSVDLTPEAAQTLTKQSQWLQQYPNYTITIEGHADERGTREYNIALGARRATTVRNFLSQHGINGARIRTISYGKERPVAVCNDISCWSQNRRAQTVLNSGGQVSQR from the coding sequence ATGATGGCCACGTTTGCGCGGAGCTTGGGTCTGCGCCTCGCCGCCGTTTCGATTCTGGCCGCGACTCTCGGTGCGTGCGCCAACAAGGACATGCAGCCTGACGCGCTGAGCAGCAAATACGGAAATGCGACGCCGGGTTCGCAGCGCGACTTCACTCAGAACGTCGGCGATCTCGTGTACTTCTCGACCGACTCCGTCGATCTCACGCCCGAAGCCGCGCAGACGCTGACGAAGCAGTCGCAGTGGCTGCAGCAGTATCCGAATTACACCATCACCATCGAAGGCCATGCCGACGAACGCGGCACGCGTGAATACAACATCGCGCTTGGCGCTCGCCGCGCGACGACCGTGCGCAACTTCCTTTCGCAGCATGGCATAAACGGCGCGCGCATCCGCACGATCTCGTACGGCAAGGAGCGTCCGGTTGCGGTGTGCAACGACATTTCCTGCTGGTCGCAGAATCGCCGCGCGCAGACGGTGCTCAACAGCGGCGGCCAGGTTAGCCAGCGTTAA
- the tolB gene encoding Tol-Pal system beta propeller repeat protein TolB, whose product MTLKVRLKRLFSVATLVAACVWLVPGFAPGAMAQLKGTQTEGTIAPIPIAIPSFLGDDQQLASNIAAVVEADLERSGLFRPLDHQSFLEQVRDVNAAPRFGDWRSIQADALVVGRVVNAGDGKVGAEFRVWDVAGGKQLAGQRFSTAARNWRRIGHLIADSVYERLTGEKGYFDTRIVYVDETGPKEKRIKRLAIMDQDGANVRLLTQGQELVLTPRFSPTNQEITYMSYTSGEPKVFIMNLETGRRELVGDFPNMTFAPRFSPDGQRVIMSLGRPDGGSDIYEMDLRSRQPRRLTQSNGIDTSPSYSPDGGQVVFESDRSGRQQLWVMNSDGSNQRPISMGDGSYSTPVWSPRGDYIAFTKQTGGEFIIGVMKPDGSGERTLTEGFHNEGPTWAPNGRVLMFFRESQGGNGGPRIFSVDITGYNERKVDTPAFASDPAWSPLLN is encoded by the coding sequence ATGACCTTGAAAGTCCGCCTCAAAAGGCTGTTTTCCGTTGCGACGCTCGTCGCCGCTTGCGTCTGGCTCGTTCCTGGCTTCGCGCCGGGCGCGATGGCGCAGCTCAAAGGCACGCAGACGGAAGGCACGATCGCGCCGATCCCGATCGCCATTCCGAGCTTCCTCGGGGACGATCAGCAACTCGCGAGCAATATCGCCGCTGTCGTCGAAGCCGATCTCGAAAGGTCCGGACTTTTTCGCCCTCTCGATCATCAATCGTTTCTCGAGCAGGTGCGGGACGTGAACGCCGCGCCGCGATTTGGTGATTGGCGCTCGATCCAAGCTGATGCGTTGGTCGTCGGGCGTGTCGTCAATGCGGGCGATGGAAAGGTCGGCGCCGAATTTCGCGTTTGGGATGTCGCCGGGGGCAAGCAGCTCGCGGGGCAGCGTTTTTCGACTGCCGCGCGGAATTGGCGGCGTATCGGCCATCTGATTGCCGACAGCGTTTATGAAAGGCTGACGGGCGAAAAGGGCTATTTCGATACGCGTATCGTCTACGTCGACGAGACGGGTCCGAAAGAGAAGCGCATCAAGCGCCTCGCGATCATGGATCAGGATGGCGCGAACGTCCGTCTGCTGACGCAAGGCCAGGAACTCGTGTTGACGCCCCGGTTCTCTCCGACGAACCAGGAAATCACGTACATGTCCTATACGTCCGGCGAGCCGAAGGTTTTCATCATGAACCTTGAGACCGGTCGGCGAGAGCTTGTCGGCGATTTCCCGAATATGACCTTCGCGCCGCGATTCTCGCCTGACGGACAGCGGGTCATCATGAGTCTCGGTCGTCCCGACGGCGGTTCCGATATCTACGAGATGGATCTCAGGTCGCGCCAGCCGCGGCGACTCACCCAGTCGAATGGCATCGATACCAGTCCAAGCTACTCGCCGGATGGCGGGCAGGTCGTGTTCGAAAGCGACCGGTCCGGACGGCAGCAGCTCTGGGTCATGAATTCAGACGGCTCGAATCAACGTCCGATCTCGATGGGGGACGGCAGCTACTCGACCCCCGTCTGGTCGCCTCGCGGGGACTACATCGCGTTTACCAAGCAGACTGGCGGTGAGTTTATCATCGGGGTCATGAAGCCCGACGGCTCGGGGGAGCGCACCTTAACGGAAGGGTTCCACAACGAGGGGCCGACCTGGGCCCCCAACGGCCGGGTGCTGATGTTCTTCCGCGAGTCGCAGGGGGGCAATGGCGGACCTCGAATCTTCTCGGTCGATATCACGGGCTACAACGAGCGAAAGGTCGACACTCCAGCCTTCGCTTCGGACCCCGCTTGGTCACCGCTTCTGAATTAA